The Cuculus canorus isolate bCucCan1 chromosome 5, bCucCan1.pri, whole genome shotgun sequence DNA segment ATAAATCTCTGCTTAAGATGACTAGATCAGGTCCtagaaaaagaacattaaatttCTTCTATACCAACATTAGTCTAACCAAGTAGAGTTATTCTAGAAGcaattctatttttatatatttagcAAAGAGTGCAGACCATGCAGTCAAACTCCATGatgattttagtattttataGATCGACACATGGGTATGGTTGAAATGGTACACCTCTATTTTACTGTTAGTAAAGGATAAGTAATAATGATAGCAAGAAACAATTTGACTGTGTACAATGTAAAGTTTCATAGGCCTGGAGACTGTTTTGTGGACATTAGAACTTGCCTTTCTTCCAATTATATCAATGTATagtgtattatttttctctgcagaccTTGTCTTCCTTGCTTCCAGTTTATTTATTGATGAAACTGTACAGCTTAAATTCACATTCTAGGTCAAATCAGCTATAACTGATAATAAACTATAAGTAAAAGCTTGTATATCATATGTATTATTGTGCATATTATGTCACcgtttccttttcctgttagtGATAACCGTCGTCGTAATTTGATGAGGACAACAGTAGTACAAAAAAACCTGAGGTGGTTGCATTGGTAGGATGAAAATGGcttattttcctctgctttcctcctccaCTGTCCATGAATATACATAAATTCCTGAATGTTGAAAGCTGCAGTTTGCTTCCTTGTGATTTCAAAGCCTATCTCCACTAGGTTTAGCTCAGTTAGTTCTCTGGCTCCCTCCTCGGCTCTCTTGCTGTGCGTTCCATAGTCATATGGTCGCTTAGATCTGTCATCTGTCTCTGTGGCTGTAGTGTTTTATATGGGATGTTGCCTTGGATCAGCTGCTattttctctggctttttttctggcagaaaaGTGCTTTAATTGTACCTCCTGCTAATCTAAGGATGTTTGGCACACTTCTTGGCTTTAAGTTGTTCTTTAACTATCCACAGATCAGAAGTCTGGCTAGCAACAGCTATTAACACCTATTTTCCAGCATAatagtaaatatatttaatttcacagaaCAAACAAATCTCTGCAAGGTCAACTTTTTATACTTGTGTCCTACTAACTTGCCCAGTATGCTACCTGTCCTGCACCTGCAATGTACAGGCTTTCATCCCTTGAAtgtcttgctgctttttcatgtgAACTTTAAAAAGCCTATATGCagggaaaggcaaggaagagaggggaaaaaaaaatacgaaTCATGTCATGTTATGGCTGCAGGCGTGATAAATGAACTGAATTTCACCCCCTAGTAGGGCTACTGTAATAATGTGTTGAAAACTCTGAAGGGTCACGCCTAGGTGCATTTTATCCTCTTGCACTAACTGAGCATTTTGTGGCTGCAACTTGTAACATGGGTATGATCCATCCAGTTACAGGGTgcatcattaaaaacaaaacaaaagagagcaGAGCATGGGAACTTGAGAATAGGTGAGTTTCCCTCTTAGTgagttttacttttgttttcccttgcGTTGTTCAGGTATTAAGGGAGCATATCCTACCCAGTATCATAATGCTTGATGAGGGGTGTGGGAAGGATCTGGGGAGGCAGAATGCAGTTCTGCCTGGCCTGGCTAAATTAGCAGGAAGGAACCGCATGATGTTTAAAAAGGCTGAGGCCATTGTCTAGCTTAATTTGATAGCTAGAAGTCGCAGATCCCAAGCGAGTGGCAGGCTAGGTTGAAAGCTGGCTTTTACCCTCTTTTTAGGCTTGTTGAGTAACCTCCAGTTTCTGCCgagtatttattttaagttcGAGATGGATGGATTTCTGGAGAGAATGTTTTAGTAAATAGGGAGACTAAAACATTGTGTAGCCCTCTAGGGAGGCATTGTGTGTTTATTccaaatgtttgtttctgtgctgcagttcagctttgctgctcctgctgagAAGACACAAGGTACTTGACTAGGAACTGCCCTTGGTCACGGTggcctttctcttctctgatcTAGCAAACTGGTGCTTGACAGGGTTTCGGTAACCTTAAGGGATATGAATTAGTGGaatccagtacctgaagcaaCCTCTCATCAGCAAGAAGTCCTTTTCATAGGTCATATAATACATGATAGATCAAGAAGTAAAAGCCAAAGCTTGGAGTCTcatccttctgcttttcctgtgtgaCTTTTTAGTTGGAATATTGCTCTTTGTGAGCCTATAAAGCCTTATGCTAAACTTGTGCATCTTGGAGACATACCTGATTCAGGTATGAACAAGTGCTATTCACAGAGCCAGTACGTGATTCTGGTGTGACTCTGCAGGGACCCTAGACTTGCCTTCTGCAGTTGTGCAGCCTCGGTGCTGATAGGCACTGCTTAAaccaaataaatacagaatatgAAGGGTCCAAGCATCCTGCCAGCTCTCTGGCTCCAAAAGCAGGATTGTTCTCTTAATAGCTATAATATCTTCAAGTGAGGCACTTGCTGAAAAGATCGTTTTGAAGAAGCTACCTCAGGCAGTTTCCCTTCTTTGCTTCAATGAACTTAGATGCACTAAGCCAGAGCGAGGCACTGCCCTTCCTCATGCTGTGTGGAAAGCAGATAGGGAGCAATTTTCTTCAGGCGAAAGCCAGACCCCCCACCCTCTTGCAAGCTAGATTTAACACAAGGAAACATCTGAGtaaaaaataacctttaaagAACCAAacttaaaattttttaaaaatttattcccTCAATTTTATATACAATTAGACTGCTATACAAAGGTGTAAATGGTCTTTGCTGTGAGTTGTGCATATGCAGCTTAGTAGATAGATTGAACATTCAATTTGAATCTTGGTGCAAAGTAGGCACTAAAGCATCCAACATACCTCCAAGGTATAAAAAACATACCAGTTTTACAGGTTTCTCCAGCATATTTTGTTACAGTGCAAAATGCTACAAAATAAGGTTTCTTTAGAAAAATTCATATAAATTAAACACATATTGCACTTGTCCCAACCAAAAGTGTAACAAGTTGTACTTACTGAACTAGTTTGATACATTTTGGAACATTTCTCACACACATGCACTCCTCCCACCTGGCTATTTGTGACAAATATGTGTACTTCTTATTCCAAATCTTAAATAACTTTGTAGCTCTTTGACTAAAGCAATCACTCTTGACCAGactgctaaaaggaaaaaaaataaaagcacagtgGATTAACGTAACAAGAAAACTCCAACCCCCTTTTCAGTAGTCTTTCCAATGGCACTGTAACCAATTACATAAAAATCACTATTGTTTAAATTCATAATGCACAGGTATTGACCACCGACCATTTTAGACACATACACCCCTATGTTCTGGAATGGTCTGAAACCTCCAGTTCTGAACACGTACATACATTTTTCTACAGTACTTCAAGCTGCTAAGCTAACATTGCACCCACAAACATTTTGTGCAATACCACAGGCAGGACTTTGACTTCTGTACATCAAGGGCTGCTATGGGGTATGTTGGGAGAAGTGGTGCAAAACTGCATTAACTTCAGAGAACAAAGTCTACTTGGGCTGAATCTAGTCAGTACAATCTGTGCACCCACCAAACAAGAAATAGAGGTGAAGGCAAACAGCAATCAATCTTACTAGTATTGAGGTTCCCTAAATCCTTACAAGCCTTGAGATTTAAAGGAACAAGTGTGTATGAGTGTGgacagaatcataaaatcatatagtagtttgggttggaagggaccttaaagatcatccagttccaaccccctgccatgggcagggacatcccagtagatcaggctgcccaaggccccatccaacctggccttgaacacctccagggatggggcatccacaacgtccctgagcaacctctgccagtgcctcaacaccctcatggtgaagaaattcttatgtctagcctaaatccacccctctccagtttatacccgttgtccctagtcctatcactacaagcctttgcaaaaagtctctctccagctttcttgtaggcccctttcaggtagtggaaggtcactataagatctcctctgagccttctcttctccaggctgaacaaaccagactctctcagcctgtcctcatatgggagggtgctccagccctctgatcatttttgtagccctcctctggatgcgttcaaacagctccatatccttcttatgttgaggactccataactggacacaacactccaaatgaggtctcaaaagagaggaacagaggtgcAGCATTACCTCCcttaacctgctggccacgcttctttcaATGcggcccaggatacagttgccCTTccgggctgtgagcgcacattgccagctcatgtcaagcttctcatcaaccagcacctccaagtccttctctgcagggctgctctcaagcacatcatcccccatcctgtattgaaatcggggattgccctgacccatgtttaagaccttgcacttggccttgttgaacttcatgaggatctcagaggcccacttctccagcctgtccaggtccctctggatgacatcccatccttctggtgtaggaactacaccactcagcttggtgtcatccacaaacttgctgagggtgcactcaatctcactgtctatgtcattgatgaagacattaaacagcacaggttccagtacagacccctgagggacacctctcgtcacagatctccatctggactttgagccattgaccactactctttgattacgaccatccaaccaatttcttatccactgaactgtccacccatcaaatccatctctcttcaatttagaaagaaggatgttgtgagtgacagtgtcaaaggctttacagaactCTAGATACATCACATCCGCTGGTTTACCCGTGTCTACTGCTgtgttaccccatcatagaaagccactaggttggtcagacggggcttgcccctggtgaagccctgctgactgccattaatcacctccttgtACTCTATGTGCTTCAGCATAAActctaggaggatctgttccatgatcttccacAGAGGTGAcgctgacaggttggtagtttCCAGGGTCATCCTTTCTGGCCTTTTTAAAAACGGGCACAtcacccttcttccagtcaccaggaacttctcctgacttttcaaataccatggagagtggcttggcaatcacatcagccaattcccccaggactctgggatgcatttcatcaggtcccatagacttatatatgttcaggttcctcaggtgatcACCAACCTGAATATTTACTTTGTGCTTAAGATATTTATTCAAAGCTGAAAGGCAAGGGAGTAGCTTAGGAACAAAtaatacttttccttttgacCAAACCAGTATGAAAAAAGTTGCTACTAAACACACTGATAtataaaagcagatgaaaagtAAAACACATGGCTAGCTGAATACTAGTTCACGTCTTAAAACAGTTCAGGGTTACCTGTAAAATGCCTCCAACACTTAATTTCTTCTCCCTTACTTCACCTTAGCAGACTATACTTACGCCTCTTAGATACAAGAGgagcatttcttttctgaaaacgTTTCTTCATTCAACTCAAGTCGTTCAGAACACTAGTAACAGAAAACCTGATTTCTGGTGCAACGACATTCTCCAGACCATCTTCTGGAGCCACAAGAGTAACAGTACAGTACTTTCTAAAGGCAGGTCCCTATCTTACTTGGATACTACTAGATATGAAGTCCTTAATAAGGCAATATGCTGTTTACACAAGTAACATGATGAAATCCTAATTTGACACCTTTAGGAGTTCTTTATACAGAAAGCATACATTTATACCACTTGTGCGGGTCAAGTGTTTACATTTAAGAAAATCCCATCAGCCAGGCATTGGATCAGGAGAACAAACAGATAAGGTTCACAaactggaaggctgctggatTACTGGACCTGGTTCACATTCACGAAGGTCATCTTCTGATCTCATATACATTAGGAACACAGTAACAGTAGCAAAGGTAGCTGCATTTACAGGAAAAGCACGGAGAAGTGTGGAAGTAAGACCTCTTGTGAACACCCTCCAGCCTTCTTCATGGTAACTCTTTCTGATGCAGTCTAAAATGCCATTGTATTGTGTAATGCCTCCAACTCCATCAGCCTGAAGCCGGGATTTGATCACATCCATGGGATAGGTTGAGAGCCAGGACACTATTCCCGACATCCccccagaaaacaaaagtttgGGAATAACATAACTGTCTTCAGTTTCACAGCCTAAATACCTGGTCATGCAATCATAAGTCAGGAAGTAAAAGCCAAAGCTTGGAGTCTCTCTTATGAATGTAGAGACCATGCCCCTGTTGATGCCCCTCAGCCCTTCCTTTCGATAGATTTTAATCAAGCAGTCCAGAgaatttttgtagttttttggttttagtttgtATTCACCTGTTCCTTGAAGCTGCATTCTTGTCTTTGCCAGCTCCATTGGACAGCAGATGATGCACTGGATAGCGCCTGCCGCTGATCCTGCAAGGAACTGGTTTAGAGGAGTGTCTTTTCCAAGAGCACGAAGTGTGTTTCCTTGTACACCGAACACAAGCGCGTTAATGAAGGTAAGTCCCATCATTGGTGACCCAATACCTTTATAGAGTCCAAAAGCctaatggaagaagaaaaaaaccttttcaacAGTGGTGTTGATAAGCTCCTGAAGCTCTGCAGAATGTTCCCTTTCTGACTCTCCCTTGTGCCCTAGCTTTATATGCCACAAGATCAGTGGCATCTGATCATCAATCAGATCATCTTGCATtgtaataataatttcattGCTGCCTAGACCACAACCACCTAAACATTTTTAGCAGTACAAATATATACTTGAACACACCTAGAAAATAATCTTCGCCCATTTGGTGAAAAGTTTTCTGGtacattttttactttatgtTTTAAGTAACTGAAAGCCTAAAGCTATCCTTTTAGTTATGGTCTTAAagcttcagcagaaaaaaaccccacctcaATGATTTCTTCACTCATAGCTCAAATTGCTTGGATTCTTGAAAAAATCGGCTATTgaaataacattatttaaaaagttaACTTCAAAATATCAGCTTCCAAGATAGTGAATTTCTGGCAAATTTCTGACTACAATATCTGTCCTATGGTCAGGTGAGGTTCAGAGTATGCTTATCTCTTGACCTTCagtatttgtttggttttggttttttggggttttttttaacagctttcccacatttttaatacaaaatctGCAGAGATTAATTTTGTACTTACAGATTCTTGCTTTATGATGGACTGAAAGCAATGGAAGGTCCCACGGTAGAGAGGTTTCTCTACATTTTGAACTTGTAGACGAACCTATAAAAAGTTGTATGAGATACTGATTTGTACATCAAGAGCAGCCTAAGAGCTAAACAAGTGTCTCGTACACATAGAGAGATTTGCTATAGCAATCTATAAGCAAGAACACAGGCTGGATGCTGGAATGCCATATGTGGCAAAAAAGTTTAAGATTATGCTGTAAGCATTTTGACTTAATTTTTTAGGGTGAAAACATGAAGGGAGGAGGATTATTAACCCCTTatgaatattaggaaaaacagtATGTGGAAATACAACAGGGAACACTTATCTACAACTTCAGATTGAAGCTTTCCAGTACTGGCTACAAAAAGTACTTTCTCCAGCTGCCAAGAATACTTCTGTTCACACTAAGGAATATCTGTACAAACCTGATAGAACtttataaaaatttatttacaagTCAAGCATGGAATAAGGATAATTTTAAAGGGATGGAAACTTTCAATACCACCACCCACAGTGTTTCAGACTACCAGACTTGGTGCCCTTCACTGAGATCAGTTTTTGTTTCAGAGGGTAGCTGGGAAAGTGACTCTTAAGATGTCTTACTTTGTataaaggaaggaataaaaagccACTTGTCCTTTTAAACtttcgtcttttttttttttttaacctgctgAACGCAAACAATTTGTGAGGGTGTGGCTGTTTCAAACTTTTAATGTTAATAATCAAATAATTCCTCCAAAACTGAAATGGTATGTTCTGCTGGACAGGTAGATGCTACTGTAACTGGTGATGCTAGGAGACAGGCCCTTTTTCTGggtgttttttaatctttaatgaGAAAGTccagttctgtttttttccctgctaatTTGGCCTCAgcacaattaaaacaaaagtctCGAGGCTACCTTGCCATGCAAAGCCCTGCACCGCAATAAACCAAATGAATTGGTTTTGCTGGACTGGGGACGTTAGAAATCTGGTTTTGATCTCCAGCACGGAGGACTTCAATGTTCATCAGAAAAGATGCTTATCAACCATTTAATGCTGCTGCAACCCCAGGGCAAAAACTTAAACTCTTACTCctaactaaagaaaaaagattattagGTCTGCATGAAACACTCCTGACTTTAAAATCTTTATATAGATGTTTTCCTAAAGTAATAATAAACAGCACAACAACGAAAGATAAAGGGTGTAAAAAAAGATTTGGGGACATTGTTTGTCAGAATTCTATATTCAGGTGTAAAAAAAGATTTGGGGACATTGTTTGTCAGAATTCTATATTCAGGTTAGCTGTctttgaggcaaaaaaaaaaaaaaatacttacagTTGCAGTATTTTTGTTCCTACAACATgtcattttatgttttgtaaATCAAAACTTTCATTGTTTTTGTAGTATACATGTTAGTGTATTCTAGCCGTACTGGGAGGCTGAGATCCCCTCAGGTCTTCCAAAATGGAACAGGGTCTTAAAACTTCTTAGCATTAAAAGTAAGCTTACAGTAggattcaaagaaaataaatcctttgtTACTCAAAGTGCCATTCAGGCAATCTGCAGATTGTTAAAACTGCTCAAGAAGCAGACCCATAAGCCAAGCCATAAATCTTTGCTGTCAGAATTACACAAAAATGAAGGTTTTAGTCTACTTATACTTTACAGCTATTATTTCAACACCATCTGAAGTCAGGGGACTTGCACACATATGGGCTTTGGGAGAAGTGCAGCTTAGGAACCTTCTTAATTTGACTTTACTATATACTTTTCTTTAGTAGTTTAGAATTTGTCATATTCTGAATATAGATAGAATTTTCTATTGGCATACAGCCCCCACTATTTTTGTCtaaataatttgtgaaatattgacCAATTGAGACTTGTTGtaagataaaatatttagaaagttAAGTACTGACACTCCGAGGCTAGGAATGAAAACCAGCTCTTTTATACGAGCATAGTGATGACCACACAGTGGTACCCACACCAGCAAATGGCCAGGTCAGGCAATGAGTGCATATGAAACTTTAGTTACGGATATTAATGCCCTATTAAACAAACTTTTATTCTATGTGTACAACTATAGGAAGGATGAATCTTGTGCAGAGTTTATCCTTTATTATATTCATTACGTGatattcttgctttcttcttatTTGTAACCACCGTTACTAAGGTTTAGGTCCAAGAGTAACACATTGTAATTTCACATCACTAAATACTCGCATAAAGTTATTCAAGACTAACCAAAAAAACTGCAAACCACCACACCCCCACAACAGtccaaatatttaataatgtgCAAGGTAAGAGATTTAGAAGTGTTTGGGCAATGAAAATGTCCTCCAAGGCTATGTAGTGGATAAGACTTCAATACCAGTGTGCCTGAGATTCAGTGTTAGAGCCACTGTGTGTGTAAGTGTATACAGCCAGAAATGCATACCAGAAAGAAGGTTCAGAATAAGACTTtacattacaaaacaaaaaaaggataCTTAAACCCCACTCCCTCCATACCATAGCTGTAGAAGAGGGACATAtcaattttaaaactaaaaaaaaagataaaaagcttTAAGTCTTTTAGATCTTTATTCGAACTAATACATTTGGGAATATATTAAGactgagagaaacagaagtgttCACCTGGGCTATACTTACTAGGTAACTCTCCCGTGATGAGGCTTATCTGTCATCTACAACAAAGTAACACTTTTGCTGTTAATGAAGACAGCCCCTAGCTCAGAAAGTAAAGGcagttaaaagcaaaaaagcaattttatacATTACATCAACAAACCAGGGTTAAGGAATTTTCCAGTTCTGAGATTAGCTCAGTTGTGGGTTTCTCAGGGTGACTTCACCAACTTAATCTCTCCCTGTGTGTCCCACCATCCCCCTCCCCGCTTTGTGAGACATTATCgctggccaaaaaaaaagagcttaaaagcaaagacagaagtaCAATTCTGGCTTATCTAATCAGCTTTCCCATTGTTCAGTTATACTGAAAACTTACAGTCTAAGTTGACTACGAGCTAGCCCTTTAAACCCTGCAAAACTATAAAAAGGGTTAATTCTTAATACATACACAACAAATTATGcaatgctttttgtttgtttgtttttaaagactggTTGTAGTGTTAGTTTTCCCACATACAGTGGTGACTAATAACAAACATTAGTATTCTTTCTAGCAAAAATAGATAAATGCTTATAACACCTTCCAGTGGGTATATAGTGTGCCACACTGGAtttcataaaacatttaaagtcATCCAGAAACAAATTATTCTTGCTCTAAAAGAAGGATCTTGATTTGCAATAAAGCCAACACCTCTATTTTGCATTAATACATGTGCTAGAATTAGCACAAGAGCCCCAGTTTTGCAGACACTTTAGTATTTAGTTCCATGCACTAGAAGCTGTTCAACtctaaaacaaaccaaaaaaaccccaaacccacaaacacTTAACTTTAGTCTGACTGTGGAATATTAGCAGTTTTGCTGGCTTCAGTGAAATGACCCATCACCTTAAATTAAGCACGTAAAACTGGGTGGAATAGGGGTGAGAGGAAACAACAACTGGCCCCATACTAGCTGTAAAACGTACAAATCTAGATAATACCTTTCCTTAAAAAGTATACTGGAATTCAACTAAATTACTCAACAGTCAAATTTACCATGCTCCAAGAAATGTACATACAGTTTTTAGAATTTAAGCAGCTTGTACTTGACTGGCAAGGACTAAAAATCCACTAGCTAGGAAAATCCGGTTTGAATTAAGAGTACAGAATACAGAACATAGTGATGACCTCAGTAACACTACCAGCCCTTTGCATATATAAGTTCTGCAAGGTAGAGGTATTCCAAATACAGCTCTAGCGCGTTGCATGCTGTCTGCTGCAGTCAAGTGATCTGGTGTATTAGTTTAGCAGGGAATATATTGGCATCCCTTATTCTATTCTTCCAGCGTGAGACTTTGGATAAGGCTGCCAAGAGTGACTTGTCACCCCATTCTGAAAAATAGGCTTGGACTCCTGAAGAGTCCTCCAGGAGATTTCAACTCTTATCTTTAAATGCGTTTTAGCTACCCTTAGTATGCAGAATACATACAGCTAAGCTACTATCACAAAACCAATTTTAGCTTAgaatgttataaaaataatacttaaagggaggaaaaagcccCCAGACAAGCTTCATGCTGTGTATTTCTAACCACTAACATGCATTGGCTAGTGTAACAAATTAATGCTTGAGGAATAAGTAAAAGAACATACTActgggaaacaaaacacaatttttcaACCTAGTAACGAAGTAGGTTTGAGTTACAAATGCAAGGAGTGGCAGTTTTAGCAGTTAGCCAACAACAGCTGTAGAAAAACAAACTTAGAACAAAATTAAGGCAAATGTAAGATCgtattttcaaatacaatgTTGTTACTACACTGATGAGCTTGTCGTTTAGGCCAACATTTGTCATGTTACTGAGCTGAATCATACatacaaagaattttttctcttctgaagagcTGGAGACTGCAAATCTAAAAACAGTGGTTGAGGAGGCTCACTCCAAGCTTTCCAGCACAGATTTATGCTCCTGCAGTatctggggattttttttttttcttcccccactcCTTCGAAAAACTTTCAGATTTTTACCTAGAGACAAAAGTATTTCATAATCAACCCACCTTAACAGTGTCAAATGGGTGTCCTACCAGCACTCCAGCAGcacctgaaacaaaacagatgcCATGAGAATGACTCAGTAGTTTTCTTCCTGGGTCTCGGGCTACAGTTGCCCAAGCACAAGCACCAGCCTGAGGGCAGAAGTGTGCACCATTACTGGCAGGCCAGCTAAGGAGCATCCTATGAAGTCAGAAGGTAAGAGATCTATGGTTCCATCCTTGAGGCCAGTACTAGCTGCGTTTATGCTCCCCGTCGTTGGGCTGCTGAGCCCCAGGCAGGGTTTGAGGTGTGTGACTACAGAGCATGCCACGTCATACAAGATATTCAGAAACAATTCCTGGCCTCAGCCTAAGGCAAATTCAGACTTCCTCTGAAGCAAAATTTCTGGTACGTGCTACTCTGAGGAGGCACAGAAAATCTGGAAGCTTCTCTAGGGGCAAAAGAGAACCCCTGCTCTCTGCCCACAGCCTTTCCAGATGTGATGGTAACACCTGTAGAAGAACCATTcaactttgctttattttagtgTTGAAGGACTTCTTGGAAGTTACATGCAAGCCTATTATTTATACCGCCTAATCTGAATACCTGCGTTTtgcactgaaaaagagaagtacTGGTTGAAGAAAGGGATCCTCAAGCTCCATACTTCcgagaaacaaaactgaaagttCAATCCATTGATGACCtcatatttatagaaagataacattcctccctcttccctgaAAATATGTGGAAGAAATACAATGCCCACTCTAGGAAGGAGCAGTCCAGGTTGGTCAGGGCCAACACAGGAGCAAGATAGTGATGTGCACCGGTTTTGGCATGAAAAGACCAGTGGCACGACTGACCACAGGGCAAGGCAAGGATCActaagataaaacaaaaaagaattatagaatcgttaaggttggaaaagacctctaagatcattcagtccaaccatcaacacaccaccaccacgctgggaagaaataaaaaaataaataagaaattaaaaaaaaaaatttaaaaaaaaaccctctttggGAGAACAGCAGACACACGCGAAAGAACGCGAGAATAAGTTTCCTGAACACAATTTAACTGCTAAAAATAGAAGGCGGCAGGCAATAAGCCGGCGCGCAGGGAAGAGCAAGATGAGCGTTCGGCTCTGCCTCCACGTTGAAGCTCTCTGCTGTAAATATTTCCAGGTCAGAGGGGTCCCCGAGCCTGCTGCTGCCCGCTTGCTGCCCGCTTGCTGCCCCCGAGCACTCCCTCCCCACCAGCCCCGTCTGCGGCCTCTTCGTTTGCAGCGGGGACGGAGAATCCGCATCCCCCGCTGCGGGAGATCCCGCAGGAGACCTTAAACACCGCCCGGCCCCACCTGCAGCGGGGCGGCCGCTCCATCGCCCCC contains these protein-coding regions:
- the SLC25A29 gene encoding mitochondrial basic amino acids transporter isoform X1, which translates into the protein MALDFLAGCIGGAAGVLVGHPFDTVKVRLQVQNVEKPLYRGTFHCFQSIIKQESAFGLYKGIGSPMMGLTFINALVFGVQGNTLRALGKDTPLNQFLAGSAAGAIQCIICCPMELAKTRMQLQGTGEYKLKPKNYKNSLDCLIKIYRKEGLRGINRGMVSTFIRETPSFGFYFLTYDCMTRYLGCETEDSYVIPKLLFSGGMSGIVSWLSTYPMDVIKSRLQADGVGGITQYNGILDCIRKSYHEEGWRVFTRGLTSTLLRAFPVNAATFATVTVFLMYMRSEDDLRECEPGPVIQQPSSL
- the SLC25A29 gene encoding mitochondrial basic amino acids transporter isoform X2: MMGLTFINALVFGVQGNTLRALGKDTPLNQFLAGSAAGAIQCIICCPMELAKTRMQLQGTGEYKLKPKNYKNSLDCLIKIYRKEGLRGINRGMVSTFIRETPSFGFYFLTYDCMTRYLGCETEDSYVIPKLLFSGGMSGIVSWLSTYPMDVIKSRLQADGVGGITQYNGILDCIRKSYHEEGWRVFTRGLTSTLLRAFPVNAATFATVTVFLMYMRSEDDLRECEPGPVIQQPSSL